Proteins found in one Desulfovibrio sp. genomic segment:
- a CDS encoding diguanylate cyclase: MADFIDIKTLVVCYGLCCGTQLVAFILQYRINKGGQGIQWWIAGSVLMVFGFFMNSFRDVDLVASIAIFVYTASFLLCFLCIYIGLAEFVENKKLLRPVLIVVVVSLIALSYLSFIEGSIFLRRTLLSFSCSILSLFSAITVAGGNCKHALPARFLKYVFIFNTLWLFTFSVLPWWGGPWLAVFASPFPLAATYFLLMTTSTFWTIGLIMLVSQRLSDQLRSSKQFLESTLNGLSANIALINAEGEIVLVNQAWRDFAVANGMSQDFVSEGVNYLRVCEGVCVDNALEANSFAQGIRDVLDGKLETFSMEYGCHSPEQKRWFLGRVNPFCGDGPRMVVVAHEDITERKLAEIALAESNHKLELMTNEDGLTKISNRRHFDAMLAYERNRHIRSGATLSLIMLDIDFFKNYNDTYGHVKGDECLQAVAQAVAQCLNRPTDLAARYGGEEFVCLLPDTDILGAVSLAERIRKAVMQCGIPHAASQVAGVVTVSVGVVSCLCKQSITPELIVQRADEQLYLAKHEGRNCVKFRSDDEVMYAQMHNGNSWGLKVLWNSEYASGNSELDGQHMELISIVNNLLEHVLAEGGALDFNSRFNDVYHIVEKHFNDEEKVLRSSGYPDVDEHVARHKELLQKCAGLLKQDAETPVSPVQMLQCIIHDLVLKHMVKEDGKYFAFLKGIETPVRPRESVETS; the protein is encoded by the coding sequence ATGGCTGATTTTATTGATATAAAAACTTTAGTTGTTTGCTATGGTTTGTGCTGCGGCACCCAGCTTGTCGCCTTTATACTCCAGTATCGGATCAATAAGGGCGGGCAAGGGATTCAGTGGTGGATAGCAGGCAGCGTGCTGATGGTTTTTGGATTTTTCATGAACTCGTTCAGAGATGTCGATTTAGTAGCCAGTATTGCAATATTTGTTTATACCGCTTCGTTTTTGCTTTGCTTTTTGTGTATATACATTGGCCTTGCGGAATTTGTGGAAAATAAAAAACTGTTACGACCTGTGCTCATTGTAGTTGTTGTGTCGTTGATTGCCCTGAGTTATTTGTCGTTTATTGAAGGTAGTATATTTTTACGGCGAACGCTTCTTTCTTTTTCATGCTCCATCCTCTCGTTATTTTCAGCCATTACAGTTGCTGGTGGCAACTGTAAGCATGCGCTGCCTGCCAGATTTTTAAAATACGTATTTATTTTTAATACGTTGTGGCTTTTTACTTTTTCCGTCCTTCCGTGGTGGGGCGGGCCGTGGCTTGCCGTATTTGCAAGCCCTTTCCCCTTGGCGGCAACGTATTTTCTTCTTATGACCACAAGCACTTTTTGGACAATAGGACTCATTATGTTGGTGAGCCAGAGGTTGTCCGACCAGTTGCGTTCTTCCAAGCAGTTTTTGGAGTCCACGCTCAACGGTCTCTCCGCCAATATCGCCCTCATCAACGCCGAAGGCGAGATTGTGCTGGTCAATCAGGCCTGGCGCGATTTTGCTGTTGCAAATGGCATGTCGCAGGATTTTGTTTCCGAAGGGGTAAATTATCTGCGTGTCTGCGAAGGCGTGTGTGTTGATAACGCCCTGGAAGCCAATTCATTCGCCCAGGGCATTCGGGATGTTCTTGACGGCAAGCTTGAGACGTTCTCCATGGAATATGGCTGCCATTCGCCAGAGCAAAAGCGCTGGTTTTTGGGCAGGGTCAATCCTTTCTGCGGAGACGGCCCGCGCATGGTTGTGGTAGCGCACGAAGACATCACGGAGCGCAAGCTCGCGGAAATAGCCCTCGCGGAATCCAACCACAAGCTTGAGCTCATGACCAACGAGGATGGCCTGACAAAAATTTCCAACAGGCGGCATTTTGACGCCATGCTCGCCTATGAGCGCAATCGCCACATCCGCTCTGGGGCAACGCTTTCGCTCATCATGTTGGACATAGATTTTTTCAAAAATTACAATGACACGTATGGCCATGTGAAGGGTGATGAATGCCTTCAGGCTGTTGCACAAGCCGTGGCGCAATGCCTTAACCGCCCCACGGATCTTGCAGCGCGGTATGGTGGAGAGGAATTTGTCTGCCTGTTGCCCGATACCGATATTCTTGGCGCAGTGAGCCTGGCCGAACGCATACGCAAGGCAGTGATGCAGTGCGGGATTCCCCATGCGGCATCCCAGGTAGCCGGTGTGGTGACAGTTAGTGTTGGGGTAGTGTCGTGCCTTTGCAAGCAATCCATTACTCCCGAGCTGATTGTGCAACGCGCGGATGAACAGCTCTATCTGGCAAAGCATGAAGGGCGTAACTGCGTTAAATTCCGTTCAGATGATGAAGTGATGTATGCCCAGATGCACAACGGGAACAGCTGGGGACTGAAGGTGCTATGGAACAGCGAGTATGCTTCCGGCAATTCGGAGCTTGACGGGCAGCACATGGAGCTGATTTCCATTGTGAACAACTTGCTTGAGCATGTGCTCGCTGAGGGAGGTGCTCTTGATTTCAATTCCCGGTTTAACGACGTGTATCATATTGTAGAAAAGCATTTTAATGACGAAGAAAAGGTGCTGCGCAGCAGTGGATACCCGGATGTTGACGAACATGTGGCCCGGCACAAAGAATTGCTGCAAAAGTGCGCGGGTCTGCTCAAACAGGATGCGGAAACTCCGGTGTCTCCAGTGCAAATGCTGCAATGCATAATACACGACCTC